The following proteins come from a genomic window of Bacillales bacterium:
- a CDS encoding methionine gamma-lyase family protein produces the protein MKKKNFDQALRETEHKIAPIHREIERIAEINQKKVLDGFRRRKVSESHFHPSTGYGYDDAGRDTLEAVYADIFGAEEALVRPQIVSGTHAITTALFGVLRPGDELLFISGTPYDTLEEIIGLRGTASGSLREFQIDCRIVELNDEGGINLPAVNDAIHDNTKMVAIQRSRGYDQRPSITVAEIETAVRGIRERHPNIVVFVDNCYGEFVEPLEPTNVGVDLMAGSLIKNPGGGLAKTGGYLAGKAKLIERCACRLTAPGLGKETGATLAALPDMFQGFFLAPHVVAQALKGAVFTAALLEHCGFETSPKYNEPRTDLIQAVHFHDRKRMIAFCQAVQAASPVNAYVNPQPSPMPGYESEVIMAAGTFVQGSSIELSADGPLRQPYTAYVQGGLTYEHVKIAVTEAAKQMLFGM, from the coding sequence ATGAAGAAGAAAAATTTCGACCAAGCTTTACGCGAAACGGAGCATAAAATTGCGCCCATCCATCGTGAAATTGAACGGATCGCTGAAATCAACCAAAAAAAAGTTCTTGACGGGTTCCGGCGCCGAAAAGTGAGCGAATCGCATTTTCACCCGTCGACCGGCTATGGCTATGATGATGCAGGAAGAGATACCCTCGAGGCGGTATATGCAGATATTTTCGGAGCGGAAGAGGCGCTTGTCCGGCCGCAAATCGTATCGGGAACCCATGCGATCACGACAGCCCTGTTCGGCGTACTCCGGCCCGGCGACGAATTGTTGTTCATCTCCGGCACACCCTATGACACGCTCGAAGAAATTATTGGACTTCGTGGTACGGCGAGCGGTTCATTGCGGGAATTTCAAATCGATTGCCGGATCGTCGAATTGAATGATGAGGGCGGCATCAATTTGCCGGCGGTGAATGATGCGATTCACGATAACACGAAAATGGTAGCGATTCAACGATCACGCGGGTACGATCAACGACCTTCGATCACGGTTGCGGAAATCGAAACGGCCGTACGAGGGATTCGTGAGCGACATCCGAACATCGTCGTATTTGTGGACAATTGCTACGGCGAATTCGTTGAACCTTTGGAACCGACGAATGTGGGCGTTGATTTAATGGCCGGTTCGTTGATCAAAAATCCCGGAGGCGGTCTGGCAAAAACCGGCGGTTATCTCGCCGGCAAGGCGAAGTTGATTGAGCGATGCGCGTGTCGCCTGACCGCACCCGGACTCGGAAAAGAGACGGGAGCGACGCTCGCTGCGCTTCCGGATATGTTTCAAGGCTTCTTTTTGGCGCCGCACGTCGTTGCACAAGCCTTAAAAGGCGCAGTTTTCACAGCTGCTTTGTTAGAACATTGCGGGTTTGAAACGAGCCCGAAATACAACGAACCGAGAACGGATTTAATTCAAGCCGTTCATTTTCATGATCGCAAACGGATGATTGCCTTTTGTCAAGCCGTACAAGCCGCTTCACCGGTTAACGCATACGTGAATCCTCAGCCGAGTCCGATGCCTGGATACGAAAGTGAAGTTATTATGGCGGCCGGTACGTTTGTCCAAGGATCAAGCATCGAATTGTCCGCGGATGGGCCGCTCCGACAGCCGTACACTGCCTATGTTCAAGGCGGATTGACCTATGAACATGTAAAAATTGCTGTTACGGAAGCCGCTAAACAAATGTTGTTTGGAATGTAA
- a CDS encoding MerR family transcriptional regulator yields the protein MNDEVRRNMPLFPIGTVIQLTELSARQIRYYEQHGLIHPTRTKGNQRLFSFRDVDTLLEIKKLVEDGVNLAGIKQIFNMKREAEALPAAVETTKEKMSDEQLMKYLKKELIHAGKQGKASLIQGELSRFFH from the coding sequence GTGAATGATGAAGTTCGCCGTAACATGCCGCTTTTTCCAATCGGAACCGTTATACAACTGACGGAGCTTTCTGCAAGGCAAATTCGCTATTATGAACAGCATGGATTAATCCACCCGACAAGAACGAAAGGCAATCAACGGTTGTTTTCTTTCCGTGATGTTGATACTTTGCTTGAGATCAAGAAACTCGTTGAAGACGGGGTAAACTTGGCAGGCATTAAACAAATTTTCAACATGAAGAGAGAGGCTGAAGCATTGCCGGCAGCAGTGGAAACGACGAAAGAAAAGATGAGTGACGAACAGTTAATGAAGTATTTGAAGAAAGAATTAATCCATGCAGGGAAACAAGGGAAGGCTTCGCTCATTCAAGGTGAATTGTCTAGGTTTTTTCATTAA